The DNA segment TCGTTATTGATCTACCTAAAATACTAAATATGTTGTAGCATTGGATGCAACAAGATAGTTTGGATCCTGAAGcgggttactgagtttggaatAGAAAATTGCCATTTGTAGCTTTTTCTTCCCAATCACTagaaagttttcaaaaaatggcaagattgtttgaaattttcaaaCACTCACCATCATAGAGCAATCGAAATTTTCAAGCACTCACCGTCACTCTATATCACAAAGCAATCTTCCAAACATACTCTATTAGAGATGCTGTAAGCTGTAGAGATTGAACCAATGATCTTACTTTTAGCGGTGGAAAATAATACTATTAGACCAAAAATAATGgataggattttttttttctttatagaGGATGCACATGTATTAAATTATACACCAAATTGCAATTAATATTTCCACAGTATACACATTATATGAATAATACTTTGGGCTATAAAACAAATTATTGAACACCATTAATGTTAAGGATActcatataaaaaaaagaaacaaaaaagtAATCAATAATTTGATAAAGAAAAGAGTCAATAATGTAATGTAAGGCTGGTGAAAAATCTGTACATAAAAAGTTAAAATTGTGTACAATTAATGCTGATACCTAATCCACCCCTAAAAAGAATCCAATCTTTTAGAaagcaagaaaaaaaaaaaagaatgtgaTCAGATGAACAAGAAAATCCAAATTCAGAAACTTTGTACAACATTATATTATTTCAAGGATTGTAAAAATGGCCATCACACCTACACTTCCAACCGAGTGGCTTGTAATTGGAGTACCTGTTACCAGAAGGATAAGGGTCAAAGAAATCGTCGACGACATGTTTGGGTTGAACTCGGTCGTGACTCGGAGCAGTAGGCACTTGAACTGCCATACACGGGTGGCATCTGTTGCACTTGTTGTGGCAACTCGGCGGTGTCGAACCCAGCCTCGTTTTATCCTCAAACAACAAGTCCTGCACAATTGAAAAAGATAAAAACAAATGAAATTTAGAGAAAGGGTGAAATTCAGGGAGTTGTTAATTAAATTACCTGAGGGGTTTGGTCTTGATTAAGAAAGGAAGAAACTATAAAAAGAgggagaagaaggaggaggagtgaAAATGTAAAATTAGAAGTCATAATGGCGGTGGTGAAATAAGAAATTCATGTCACCATTAAAGAAGATGTACAAAGGAGGGTTTGAGAGATAGAGATAGAGATAGAAGGGCAGATGCAGAGAAGTTGAAAGGAACAACACAAAAAGGATGGAAAATCAGACACAATCcactttaaaacaaataaaagggGTATTTTCGGTatactttttctatttttgtttgCTTCTTGTCAGATTGCCCAAACAATTATCTATAtggtaagaaataaagtaactGATGAGGGAGAGAtactatttatttaattaattcaaaCCAGACTCACTGTTTCACATTTGACTccttatattttataaaaaaatcaatctTACTATTACGATTGATGTAAAATACAAGTTTGGTTCAGCGGTTAGCTAATAACTATTGTAGTTGCAGTAAACTGTTAGTTGTTGCTGTTATTTGTTTGTTATTagatatttaattactagtgttaggtaaaattatattgaactgttattgttcggatttaaaatgtctaaaatggacgtgttttaaattaatcaacgttgaaattataaaaggaaaaatgtgaaaaaatgctcataatgtttacaactaggaataattttacttttaacgtctaaaatagtgcaattttactcataacgctagcagttaagagcaattttaccccttacATTAGCAAGTTGGGTTTTCAgatattattgaaaaatatagatattttatttcttattctacactaattgcacatatcagtatttttaaaaaagagatttcaaaaatgtaataataaaattgaaaattactatttataaattcggcgaaatatttttttgtccaactcatacaaaagactattttttttcttaaaaagaaattttacgtctaatcatattttgtaatctgttactaatgatgataaaatgatgcacatgtgaatTGTAGATCATAATATTGATGACCAAAAAGGCAgtctgataaattatttctcaaatttaccaaacttgtcaatgttagggtaaaattgcttttggttgccaacattaggggtataattgcactattttagacgttaaggataaaattgctcctagctataaatgttacgggtatttttgcatcttatcctattataaaataaaaaatatgttacacaaattaataaaagtaatctatataaaaaataaaaaatttattaaacgcaacaaaaccttattCTTCCGATAATTATgttgtataaatataaataatgttaaagaataaacatatttttgtggaaataagaataataattttgtcaataacaaataactacaaacaattatttatgaaaagctccaaataggagctttttgTGAAACGCTGCAATTTCTAGAAAAAATGTTAAACGCTGCGGCTGTATAAACCTAATTAAATGCTATATTTCTTGcgatttggagtgaaacgctaaacgctcctccgaacagttgaaacaaacaccctctaaatTAGTTCAAAATAGTAAACTCAAAATGAATGATATTGGTATCCTTTATACTAAATTCTATCTTCCGGTGATATGAGATGACAACAAACAATTAGAAAGAGGTTAGATTTCGGCGAACTCCCCTTGATGTTTAAGTCAAAATGGTATTGAGGAGTACGAAATCAACTTGAAAGCAATGATTAAAAGACAGTATGTAATCGGTGACTTGGATAAAGGTTTGTGTACTTTACATGTGGCAACCTTCTATTGGATTTGGATTTTAACCTTCATAAAGCTCCGCATTTAGTGGGAGCTAGGAGCATGCTTTTGAAATCCGAACTGTTATTAGTCCAAGTGTATATTTAGACAGTTCCTAATGAAGATTCTTCATAATTGGCTTTTGTACCTCCATTAAACATGGTCTCAATGAATTAGATGCTAGATTCGGGCCGTAAGTCCTTACTCGATGGTTTTAGTCCCAATCATTTGCTATGGTATCATATATgttaaaaaatatcaaattgaaaaataaaactgTAAAAGATTTCATTTTATTAGTGCAAAACAATCAGAGTTGAAAGagcaaattaaacttttaaacaTGTTGAAAAGCATTGATAGATATTTTGTAATATTGTGGgttgcaattaaaataaacaagGAGTTGTGTATACTGGTCCTAGTAGAGTACATATTGATATTGATTGTAATGGTATCTTTACCCAACAGTACTGTTCATTGAATACCTCatctttttcatgtttttacacTTGCATATATATGGAACTAAAATGATAATATAAGACACAAGTAAGTTTATTTATATGGAAAAGGATGGTGATGGTGAATTTGAAAGGGATACTTTTTACAGAGATTTATTTAGGGAAAGACAGTAATTGCATATTTACATGTAGAGAGAGGTATATGTATTTAAAGTTATGATAGAAACAGGTAAAGCATGAACTagtgttaaatgaatgaatgtttTTGAATGAGATttcatatatttaattaaaaatagtaataaaggAAGGTTTTTGAGTTGAAATATTAAAATGTTTCTCCagatttgtttttttgtttgctTCGATTTATGAGGTTGGTTGGTAGCACTTCTTTTTAGTTCTGCTTCTACAGATTGACAGTGATATGCCACAGCCACAGTCACACTCTGCTCTTTTCTACCAATTTTAATCTCAAACACAgatcttattattttttattctttttatctTCCTCAACTTTTCCTTTCACCGATACAattttcaatattttatttcactttcaattttcaatattttatttaattttaattcacTTTCACACTATGCTCTTAATGATCCAAATCCAGTCGGCAACACGATTACCCTCGTGATAAGAATGAATACACTAAATCTCTCACTGCATGTCTCGAAACTCACAACAATGACTCATACGCCAATTATAAGGATGATGAGCTACCATGCCACCAAATATATAACCTGCAATATTAATGTAATCAAATTCCACAATTACCATACTGAACCCATTTCCAAACGAGTTTGAGCCCAAAATAAGCTCCCCAAAGCTTAGAGACACCATTTAAATACCAATTTTAATTGCAAAACCCCATAGTTATTTCCCATTCGTATCATGCAGCACATCTCCGACCGATGCAAAGTCCATATTTCCTTTACAAGCTCTATTTCTATTCATCTTGACCCAATTTCTATTAGGTGGAGTCCAATTGATCTAGATTACACGAGTCTCCTAAAAAATAGAGAAGGCAACCGTCTCAAAAGCAATAGCAAActctttatttttgttagttAAGAAATGGATAAATCACCATCAAAGTACACCCCTTCAAACACTCATCCATTACGTCACTTCCACAATCACCAGGCACCAAGAGCAAACAAAATGTGCTAGTGGATGAACTGAAATTGACCTTTGTGCTATTAGGTTGTATCGTAACCAGCTTATAAAAAAACGAGCGGACGAAGGACTTTGAACCTGAGCTGGAATGAGATTCGTACAAACCCTCTCCTCCTTCACACAATCCTTCAATAAATGCAGGTTTCACAAGTATAGCCTACTTTGTAGGTCTTCTCAAGAAGGGATAGATGGGTAATAAATACACCTACCGAAATGACAACAGTCAAATAGAATCCACAACATAAAAAATGGGCTTCCAAAATGAAACAATTGAGCCCATCATTGCagaaaggaaataaataaaaccgTAAAGAGCTTTGACACAAGTTGGGGGGCATTTGATATTGTATGGAACTAAGGACCAGACATGTGGACCAATATGGAGCTTAAAGCACAAAATGTAACCGTCCATATAGGTGGACCAATAATGAGGCCATATTCAAAAGTTACACTCCTAACCCCCATGTCACGTCGTAAAATGCGGAAAAGGAAAAGACGCACAAGTAAAAGCTAACATCTGTTTACATGTGGAAAGCTACTCAATGATAGGTACATTTTAGATTGTCTATAAATAAGTCATTCCTCACATACCACAAGGTACATAATCACATACATTCAAACTCTACGTTCAAGTCTATTTACTTTCTAAGTAAGATGCTGACTTAAGCATCAAAGAAATGGACGCCAGATTCCGGCCTCTCTTTGACCATTTGTTCATTCTATTCAGGTGCTTTTAGCCTAATGATAGCTctcatttgtatagggtttttaggccccttttagcttccttttgctttatttcctttcagttttattatcgttttgttgtcttttagttagaattagtaattTCTGTTATTTATtgcattttctgtgttttcaggtgtttttaggcctatttgagcattcccgaaccagaccgagccttttggagcaattctggacaattcagggaccgtcggagcacttttgggactcgctagggaccattagagcatattTCGGAAGCCTAGGGACCAAAACGGATAAAAACCAGAGTTCTGCCCCATTTTGgcacttgtctcgacgagacacaaaagcgtctcggcgagacaaggcctgtctcgacgagacacataagtgtctcgacgagacaggtcctcgtctcgacgagacattgcctgtctcgacgagacgaggcgggagagGAGCAAAAACGTCTCTCCCTTGCTGGAATGTCGAACTATTATGCCCAAAAAGCCCCTGTTAATATAGAAAACGACCTTTGTACCTCCGGAGACACTAGGGTTTCGccctatctctataaatagggagctccTCTCAGTTATTCGGGGACGGATTCAATAGGGAGCCGTCGTAATGTAGAATTTTTAGCTTTTTccttgctttctagattaggtttattttctgttttgtcttttctttcaagaacaattgatgggagaagttcctcatcttctatttctgtaattggaatcggcaaaacggattttggatttctatctctttcccttttatcttttacgattatattcaattgaagatgtttttccattattcctattttcctattgctatgattggtttgtctatgaactgatctccatccaatttgggatggggatgaaattgattatatgaatatgtatgattagggatctaggacccttgattgatcagtttatgcatgcttaatgcctagatattgttaggaacaggatttatgctagaatgaacattgataatgatcaactagcctgtttatgtatataatgtgcctaatgcctgttaCCCTGATATTAAATaagattatagatagatgagaacctgaccacggaatcgtctataccgaacttgtgtaaatctgacttcgctagagaccactaggaacgaggctttgtggctgggctacggctttagccttaattgtcaataaacctaatgctttgcatgacctagggtatatgcctaatcaagccatcatccgaatgcatgtgaataggaaggacaatactggtcatattagtctttcacttatgGCAATTACCTACAATCActggtaaaacacaaatctgaactccctaaacccatacataggatttaatcaaaggattcctcagcctaggttgTGTCATCCatgaattcaccttctaccctgtcaattgttcactttattttgttatgtttattgcttttaattcaattagttagttattcaaaaacccaacttttatccaaccctctaaacaattagatcattctatgcagatttactagttataacgaatagtctttgtggttcgatctcgtgcttagcataatattacttgttgcgataggatacacttgtcctattaaatgctatatactttacgagcatcacctAACCTGGTCGTTATCTTCCGTAGATTGACAAACATAAATAAGGTATGATGATAGTGGAAGACTGACAAGCTATGAAGAGTCTAAGAAACGCAATAATAGAGGAGACGCAAAGAAGGATGAAAAGTCCAAACAAGTAACTGAGCCGAAAGTTTCCTCTAGAGCGCGGAGAGATGACAACCCCATCCCTTATCGATCTATATGAGAAGAAGAATTCACCGATGATAGAGAAATGACTAAGATAGGGCATTCGATGGGTCTCAAGGTTTACTACTCGGACATGGCATCACAGTCTCAGCTCCAGACGTCCCAGCTCTAGTGGACTGATCCCCAAAGGCTCAGCCCGATAAAGAACAATATTGCAAGTACCACAAGTCATCCGAACACGCTAGTGAAAGTTACAATTAGTTACATAATGAAATCGACAAACTCTTCCAGCATGGGGCCCCGCCAAGAGTTATTCGACATCTGGACAATAACCAAAGACAACGGGACCTTCCACACCGATAGAAGGATGCAAAGCAACCTAGGTATCAATGGGAGATTCAGGTAATTCGTGAGGGAGCGCCATCATACTTTAGGGGGTCCTCCTCCAACAAGAAATTAAAAGGACTGTTGGGAGAGTCCTTAGCAGTCCAACCGCCGCTTAGCACTCAACACTTAAAAGCTTTGATCATCGTCTTAGCAATCAACCATTTCAATGTCCATCAAGTTCTAGTAGACACTGATAGCTCTGTCAACCTCCTCATTTAGAAGGCATTGGAAGCAATGAAATGCAGCAGAAAAATGATACAGGAAGGAACTTTTCCCAGAGTTGGGTTGTCTGATATTGAAGTCCCGATCCTTGCGCTGATTTCTTTACCGGTCATTTTCTATGAGGGGAGCAAAGAGGTGGAATTTGTAGCGGACTAGGTGGTGGTCGACATTTGATTGGCTTATAACGCTATGATGGGCAGACCTCTGATCTCGAATGCAGCTGCAACGATCAACATCTTCGCCCTTACCCTCACTCTTCCGAGTGCCAAAGGTCTCCTGGTCATCATTGGGAATAGGCAACTCGCTAAGGAGATCCACTGGCAGACAACCTTGAAGCACTGAAAGACATGTGAGTATACAACCTTCAACCAATCAAGCCAGTTGTGAATTTTGATGTATCTAAAGGCCACATCATTAAGATGGGGAGCCAACTCTCCTCAGACCTATCAAAGCCCATTCAGACGGTCTTcctcaacaacaaaaaaaagtcTTCATCTGGACCACAACGAATATCACCAGAGTACCCCTCAAATCACGCAATTCATCAGCTTAACATTGATTCATGTCACACTCTGATCAAACAGAAGAAATGCCTCCACTCCCAGAACGAACAGGAAGTTATTAAGGCTGAAATTAACAAATTCTTAGTCGTTAAGTTTATTAAGGAGGTTCATTACCGTGATTGgctctctaatattataattgtaAAAAAGAGCAACAAGAATTATCATGTGTAGATTTTACCGATATCAATAAAACTTGTCTGAAAGAATATTATCCCCTGTCTAATATCGACCAACTCGTCGATCAAAACAGCTGGTTGCAAAACTTGTCTCAATTCGATGCAATTACTGGTTTTCAACAAATTTTGATGGATCCGAACGACTCTGAAAAAAACTCCATTCGTTACTCATGAACGAACCTATTGTTATTACATCATgccaaggttgtaaaaaatgtTAGGCGCTCATCGAGCGGATAGGGCTTTCGAGGATTAatcaaatttgtatttttgtattttttatttgttaatcaacaaattgttatataaattcaattcaaatatgtattatactatctaaaagtaataataatataaaattatttaatatagaaaaatatgtatatttgaaacatttatttttaaaaatgtgcaAATATCAACAtttaacaacaatatcattgaaataaCTCaagcaaataaaatataatattcacaAGTAATATAATTCACCAAAAGCTATAAAACAATGTCCTTAAATTCTTAAATCATATCATGAAAACAAGTAGAGAACGCAAGTAAACCAAAACACCTGAAAGTAATAAACAAAATTCACAAATAATCAAGCAACATTGTTCAAAATAGAATTATAATAAACAAAAAgattattaataataaacacATTTGTCTCCAGGGGACTGCGCTCAGCGCATGTGGTGACCGACAACAACATAGTAGGACCCGAAATCTCACTTGTTCGTTAAAGATGTACAAAGGAGAAAAGAAGTCGTAAAGAGAAGAATATACAAGAGTTGGATGAGATGGAGAATAAGaataaaaagagatggaaattTTCTTTTGCACAGATGGAAGATGGAGAAAAGAGtcgaaatagaagaagagagtaaaaaagaaaaaggagagGGTAGATTTTTTTATGTTAGCCTTGGTGATTTCAGATTTCATGCCCATAAGAGTGTCAATCATGTTTCATGCCATGCCAGATTTAAAGTCTATCAACTCATCCAATTGTGTGTGTGAGACCCAATTTTATCAAGTTCAAGTATGTGaaagttttaaaagaaaattcatGGTGTCAAACAacaaaaatgaacaaattcaagtgtgcaattaattaattgtatatGAAGCCTAGTTTTAATATATGACTATTTAGGTGAAGCTTTGGGGAAGCCAAAAGAAGTAGCTTCACCCAATTCATCACTAATCAATACAGTGATTGAACAAGTACGTACTTACGTACGTGAAAAAGATCAGACATCTCTCTAGCTTTTCTGTTTTGTGCCCTTTTGCTGTTTCCATATCTCTCTCtatttaacaataataatatcaaaagtAATTCTTGCAGTATACATTATTTCTTAATTAAGTTTGCAATATAATAGGTAACCACGAGAACTGAATCATTTCATAACCCCTAAAACTAAAATAGGATTAGTTATTAATTTTCTGACTAGTTTGACAACTCGAGAATACAGTAAACTAACTACTTTTCATAAGTGAAGATCTAAATCTGAAATTTGAGTCATAAAAAGGGTAGGTATAGTTATAGAATACAGGCTATACACTGAAAAGGGCTGTGATGGTCCGAACATGTCACGTGTATGCTATGTTGAATCAGACGGTGATGATACCAATCTGTCACTGCCGCAACCATATTCTCTTCTGATCTTGTGGATCCCATTTCTCTACCCTCTATTATGATCACGTGACACGCACGCTCGTTGACAGTGATTTTACTATTACTTCTTTTAGCcacctatatatacatattcagCTGATATCCCCAAATTAATCCTAGTGTTGTATTGTATGGTTTAAATATGCTTCTCCATGCACACACAAAACACTCAAAATTAATGTTGTGTGCTGCTGAACCAATAATTTGCTGACACATTACATATTTTAGAATCTAAAGTTTATTATTAGGGGCTAGGGTTCATATTTCACGATTATGATCAAGGCTGATTATGTTCCAATACATCATAATACAAGATGAGAAAATCAAAATCAaggaattaaaatttataacttAGGTCAAGAAAACCAGTAAATGTATTAGGAAAACTATGAATATAAGCTGGATTGCAGTTTAATAACACTGCAGTCGTTGAAGTTTAAAATGAACAACAAACCCTGAGTTCAAACCATTCAAATAGGGAGGGAAAAACACCAGGGAATTACTAGCTAGCTGATTTGAGTAGAAACAGCCTTAATTTGCATTCTACCTaagattttttatttgaaagatAAAAAAGGACACAGAAGGTTAGTCTTGCTACTACTGAACTATAAGTATTTATTCTTACATGCTCTCTCTAAATTCAAATGAAAGAACATAATATGAAAACAGTACCTCCAGATCAAGCAGTTAGATGAATGC comes from the Euphorbia lathyris chromosome 5, ddEupLath1.1, whole genome shotgun sequence genome and includes:
- the LOC136230502 gene encoding EPIDERMAL PATTERNING FACTOR-like protein 1, which gives rise to MTSNFTFSLLLLLLPLFIVSSFLNQDQTPQDLLFEDKTRLGSTPPSCHNKCNRCHPCMAVQVPTAPSHDRVQPKHVVDDFFDPYPSGNRYSNYKPLGWKCRCDGHFYNP